A genome region from Cucurbita pepo subsp. pepo cultivar mu-cu-16 chromosome LG02, ASM280686v2, whole genome shotgun sequence includes the following:
- the LOC111787674 gene encoding uncharacterized protein LOC111787674 has translation MVQSNSIDVILDFLKQNQFTRAEAALRSELSNHPDLNGLLKKLTLDEKSLGDTLEVENGDKAMVENRLTGSQNNLDVSKELIVKEIECGSSRNGAESKWKNDSGERNKSNEAVGTSDRSFAFSQGSDDTVLDLYSWKVKSSNGPVGISQNDGFKDTINFPELQVSEKSRYHTGEVSESRKVNFKAGEGVVSSGETRDLWHGSGSKANVETKYDVSQNSEPKELDQQVKATSAYTKENAADISWYKGKESLPSDLLKNCSVKTVFPFSKGDVSNCYDSTICSDKLDTKRKTEVSDIRATIKEQVDEVGRSLYFDRSQDSTEQKTLTSLSLALVAESHEEMPRLPPVKLKSEDKPLSLNWKENFESDGQIAKFTGMDSSLLIGSYLDVPVGQEISSAGGKRNAGGSWLSVSQGIAEDTSDLVSGFATVGDGLSESLDYPNEYWDSDEYDDDDDVGYMRQPIEDEAWFLAHEIDYPSDNEKGTGHGSVPDMQDRAQTKCEDDDQSFAEEDSYFSGEQYFQSKHIQPVTNSEDPMGLTVTEMYGRTNKNDLMAQYDGQLMDEEELNLMRAEPVWQGFVTQTNELIMLGDGKVVNESRKQRLDDICMDDDQLGSVRSIGVGINSDVADFGSEVRESLVGGSSEGDLEYFHDHEVGVGASRLPYHDSEKKYLDRSKRDKKSSSKQQPNKQSSGNDTSMSSQIQNQTDGGFSFPPPLRDRQLVQASSGKSLWSNNSNRVVSDENDASLNALMQSDDMLAWRQKNSDSSPDNSLRDENNANAVRSESSSPSMLSNYHYTERRHTKIENDDKISSIREEDPVASLEDEEAAAVQEQVRQIRSQEEEFESFNLKIVHRKNRTGFEEDKNFHVVLNSVIAGRYHVTEYLGSAAFSKAIQAHDLHTGMDVCIKIIKNNKDFFDQSLDEIKLLKYVNKHDPGDKYHLLRLYDYFYYREHLLIVCELLKANLYEFHKFNRESGGEVYFTMPRLQSITIQCLEALQFLHGLDLIHCDLKPENILVKSYSRCEVKVIDLGSSCFETDHLCSYVQSRSYRAPEVILGLPYDKKIDIWSLGCILAELCTGNVLFQNDSPATLLARVIGIISPIDQSMLAKGRDTYKYFTKNHMLYERNQESNRLEYLIPKKTSLRHRLPMGDQGFIDFVAHLLEINPKKRPSASEALKHPWLSYPYEPISS, from the exons ATGgttcaatcaaattcaatcgATGTAATTCTGGACTTCTTAAAACAGAACCAGTTCACAAGAGCCGAGGCAGCGTTACGAAGTGAGCTCAGTAACCACCCAGATTTGAATGGTCTTCTCAAGAAACTTACACTTGACGAGAAGAGTTTAGGGGATACATTGGAGGTAGAAAATGGGGACAAAGCAATGGTGGAGAACCGACTGACAGGTTCACAAAATAATCTTGATGTTTCCAAGGAACTTATTGTGAAGGAAATAGAGTGCGGAAGTAGTAGAAATGGTGCTGAAAGCAAATGGAAAAATGATTCTGGAGAGAGGAATAAATCAAACGAAGCAGTTGGAACGAGTGACAGGAGCTTCGCTTTTTCTCAGGGCTCAGATGATACTGTGCTTGATCTATATTCATGGAAAGTCAAATCTAGCAATGGTCCGGTTGGAATCTCTCAGAATGATGGGTTCAAGGATACAATTAACTTTCCTGAGCTTCAGGTATCTGAAAAATCCAGATATCATACTGGAGAAGTTTCTGAATCAAGAAAAGTCAACTTCAAAGCAGGTGAAGGTGTTGTTTCATCTGGTGAAACGAGAGACTTGTGGCATGGAAGTGGTAGCAAAGCAAATGTGGAAACCAAATATGACGTCTCCCAAAATTCTGAACCGAAGGAATTAGATCAGCAAGTTAAGGCTACTTCTGCATATACAAAAGAGAACGCTGCTGATATTTCATGGTATAAAGGTAAGGAATCTTTGCCATcagatttgttgaaaaattGTTCTGTGAAGACTGTTTTCCCATTTTCCAAGGGAGATGTGTCAAACTGTTATGATAGCACGATTTGTTCTGACAAACTAGatacaaagagaaaaacagaggTGAGTGATATAAGGGCAACGATTAAAGAGCAGGTAGATGAAGTGGGAAGGAGTTTATATTTTGACAGATCTCAGGACAGTACTGAGCAAAAAACTCTAACCAGTTTAAGTTTAGCTCTTGTGGCTGAAAGTCATGAGGAAATGCCTCGATTGCCACCTGTCAAACTGAAGTCTGAAGACAAGCCTTTAAGTCTTAATTGGAAGGAAAACTTTGAGAGTGATGGACAAATTGCAAAATTTACTGGCATGGACAGCTCCCTTCTTATAGGGTCTTATCTGGATGTTCCTGTTGGGCAAGAAATTTCCTCTGCGG GTGGAAAGAGGAATGCTGGTGGCAGTTGGTTGTCTGTAAGCCAGGGAATTGCAGAGGATACATCTGATTTAGTTTCTGGTTTTGCCACTGTTGGTGATGGCTTAAGTGAGTCTCTGGACTATCCAAATGAGTATTGGGACTCTGATGAAtatgatgacgatgatgacGTTGGGTACATGCGACAACCTATCGAGGATGAAGCATGGTTCTTGGCTCATGAGATTGATTATCCAAGTGACAATGAAAAGGGAACAGGGCATGGAAGTGTCCCAGATATGCAGGATAGAGCTCAAACCAAATGTGAGGATGATGATCAATCTTTTGCTGAGGAGGACTCTTATTTTTCTGGTGAACAgtattttcaatcaaaacatATTCAACCCGTTACAAACTCAGAGGATCCTATGGGGCTGACTGTGACTGAAATGTATGGGAGGACCAATAAGAATGATTTAATGGCTCAATATGATGGGCAGTTGATGGATGAAGAGGAACTAAACTTGATGCGTGCTGAACCTGTGTGGCAAGGTTTTGTCACCCAGACTAATGAGTTGATAATGTTAGGGGATGGGAAAGTTGTGAATGAGTCTAGAAAACAAAGGCTTGATGATATTTGTATGGATGATGATCAGCTTGGTTCGGTTAGATCAATTGGTGTGGGGATCAATAGTGATGTGGCAGATTTTGGCAGTGAAGTACGTGAAAGCTTGGTGGGAGGCAGCAGTGAGGGGGATTTAGAATATTTCCATGACCATGAGGTTGGAGTTGGTGCCTCCAGACTTCCTTATCATGATTcagagaaaaaatatttggatagATCGAAAAGGGATAAGAAAAGCTCTAGTAAACAGCAACCAAATAAACAATCATCTGGGAACGATACAAGCATGTCTTCACAGATCCAGAATCAAACTGATGGGGGATTTTCATTTCCCCCACCCTTGAGAGATAGACAATTAGTACAGGCAAGCTCTGGCAAGTCTTTGTGGTCTAACAACTCTAACAGAGTGGTTAGTGATGAAAATGATGCCTCTTTGAATGCTTTGATGCAATCTGATGATATGCTTGCTTGGCGACAAAAAAATTCTGATTCTTCTCCTGATAATAGTCTTAGGGATGAAAATAATGCTAATGCTGTAAGGTCCGAAAGTTCAAGTCCTTCCATGCTTTCCAACTATCATTACACGGAAAGAAGGCACACCAAGATAGAAAATGATGATAAAATTAGTAGCATAAGGGAAGAAGACCCTGTGGCATCACTCGAGGATGAAGAGGCAGCTGCTGTACAAGAGCAAGTAAGGCAGATAAGGTCTCAGGAGGAGGAATTTGAGTCCTTCAACCTCAAAATTGTTCATCGTAAGAACAG AACTGGTTTTGAGGAGGACAAGAATTTCCATGTGGTATTAAATTCTGTAATAGCCGGACGCTATCATGTTACTGAATATCTTGGGTCAGCTGCATTCAGCAAGGCTATACAAGCACATGATTTGCACACAGGCATGGATGtatgtataaaaattataaagaacaACAAGGATTTTTTTGATCAGAGCCTTGATGAAATAAAGCTTCTAAAATATGTTAATAAGCACGACCCAGGAGACAAATACCACCTTCTACGACTATATGATTACTTCTACTATCGG GAGCATCTGTTAATTGTGTGTGAACTTCTGAAGGCAAACCTATATGAGTTTCACAAATTTAATAGAGAATCAGGAGGTGAAGTGTACTTCACCATGCCAAGATTGCAG TCAATTACAATACAATGCCTGGAGGCACTTCAGTTTTTGCATGGTCTTGATCTTATACATTGTGACTTGAAGCCTGAAAATATATTGGTGAAAAGTTACAGTAGATGTGAGGTGAAAGTTATTGATCTTGGAAGTAGTTGTTTTGAGACAGATCATCTATGCTCCTATGTTCAATCTCGATCCTATCGGGCCCCAGAGGTTATCTTGGGACTTCCATATGATAAGAAGATAGACATATGGTCTCTTGGCTGTATCTTGGCAGAACTTTGTACTGGCAAT GTTCTGTTTCAAAATGATTCTCCTGCCACGTTACTTGCTAGAGTGATCGGAATTATAAGTCCCATTGATCAAAGTATGCTTGCTAAGGGACGAGATACATACAAGTATTTTACCAAAAATCATATGCTGTATGAACGAAATCAG GAAAGCAATAGACTGGAATATCTCATACCGAAAAAGACATCGTTAAGGCACCGATTGCCAATGGGGGATCAAGGTTTCATCGACTTTGTTGCCCATCTGCTTGAGATAAATCCCAAGAAACGCCCTTCTGCATCAGAGGCACTTAAACACCCATGGCTATCTTATCCTTATGAACCTATTTCTTCATGA
- the LOC111788523 gene encoding transmembrane 9 superfamily member 3, which translates to MGRFGAVVFIALLVLVCGSVRVRSDGSDHRYKDGESVPLYANKVGPFHNPSETYRYFDLPFCVPDHVKEKKEALGEVLNGDRLVSAPYKLDFLQEKDSVSVCKKKLSKEEVAKFRAAVDKDYYFQMYYDDLPIWGFIGKVDKEGKEPSDFKYYLYKHIHFDIFYNKDRVIEINVRTDPNALVDLTEDKEVDVEFLYTVKWKETTTPFENRMDKYSQSSSLPHHLEIHWFSIINSCVTVLLLTGFLATILMRVLKNDFVKYAHDEESAEDQEETGWKYIHGDVFRYPKHKSLFAACLGSGTQLFTLTVFIFILALVGVFYPYNRGALFTALVVIYALTSGIAGYVATSFYCQLEGSNWVRNLLLTGCLFCGPLFLTFCFLNTVAIAYTATAALPFGTIVVIVLIWTLVTSPLLVLGGIAGKNSKAEFQAPVRTTKYPREIPSLPWYRGTIPQMAMAGFLPFSAIYIELYYIFASVWGHRIYTIYSILFIVFIILLIVTAFITVALTYFQLAAEDHEWWWRSFLCGGSTGLFIYAYCLYYYYARSDMSGFMQTSFFFGYMACVCYGFFLMLGAIGFRAALLFVRHIYRSIKCE; encoded by the exons ATGGGGAGATTTGGGGCGGTGGTGTTCATCGCCTTACTTGTTCTTGTCTGCGGATCTGTTCGCGTGAGATCTGATGGATCGGATCATCGTTACAAAGATGGAGAGTCTGTTCCTCTCTATGCTAACAAAGTTGGTCCATTTCATAATCCGAG TGAAACTTATCGCTACTTTGATCTCCCATTCTGCGTACCAG ATCATGTGAAGGAGAAAAAGGAGGCTCTTGGTGAAGTATTAAATGGAGATCGTTTAGTTAGTGCCCCATACAAACTTGACTTCTTGCAAGAGAAGGATTCTGTTTCTGTTTGCAAGAAAAAACTGTCGAAGGAAGAGGTTGCTAAATTTCGTGCTGCAGTAGACAAGGACTACTACTTTCAAATGTATTATGATGATTTGCCGATTTGGGGTTTCATAGGGAAGGTTGACAAGGAAGGAAAAGAACCAAGTGATTTCAAATATTACCTTTACAAGCATATCCATTTTGATATCTTTTATAACAAGGATCGTGTTATTGAAATAAACGTCAGAACAGACCCCAATGCCCTTGTCGATCTCACTGAGGACAAGGAAGTTGATGTTGAATTTCTATACACTGTAAAATGGAAGGAGACGACCACCCCATTTGAGAATAGGATGGATAAATATTCCCAATCCTCGTCACTGCCTCACCATTTGGAAATTCATTGGTTCTCAATCATAAACTCATGTGTAACTGTCCTCCTCCTTACTGGATTTCTTGCCACCATTCTTATGCGAGTGCTTAAGAATGACTTTGTCAA ATATGCCCATGATGAGGAATCAGCTGAGGACCAGGAAGAGACTGGGTGGAAATACATTCATGGCGATGTATTTAGGTACCCAAAACACAAGTCTCTTTTTGCAGCTTGTCTTGGTTCTGGTACCCAACTGTTTACACT TACGGTGTTCATTTTCATACTTGCGCTTGTTGGAGTGTTTTATCCATACAACCGAGGAGCATTGTTTACTGCACTAGTTGTTATCTATGCTCTCACATCTGGGATTGCTGGCTATGTTGCAACTTCCTTTTATTGCCAGCTTGAGGGATCAAACTGG GTCAGGAATCTACTGTTGACGGGATGCCTTTTCTGTGGGCCTCTGTTTCTGACATTTTGCTTTCTAAATACCGTTGCAATCGCCTATACAGCAACTGCTGCCCTTCCTTTTGGTACAATAGTTGTAATAGTTCTCATATGGACTCTTGTAACTTCGCCGTTGCTGGTGTTGGGTGGGATTGCTGGTAAAAACAGCAAGGCTGAATTTCAAGCTCCAGTTCGTACCACCAAATATCCTAGAGAGATTCCATCTCTGCCTTGGTACCGTGGAACAATTCCACAGATGGCAATGGCAGGATTTCTGCCTTTCAGTGCCATATATATTGAGTTATACTACATATTTGCAAGTGTGTGGGGCCACAGGATTTACACCATATACAGCATCTTGTTTATTGTCTTCATCATTCTCCTGATAGTTACAGCATTCATTACTGTGGCATTAACATACTTCCAACTTGCTGCCGAGGACCATGAATGGTGGTGGAG aTCTTTTCTTTGCGGCGGGTCAACTGGCTTATTTATCTATGCATATTGTTTGTACTACTACTACGCTCGCTCAGATATGTCCGGGTTCATGCAAACATCATTTTTCTTCGGCTACATGGCTTGCGTCTGCTATGGGTTCTTCCTGATGCTTGGAGCTATCGGTTTTCGAGCTGCTTTGCTTTTTGTCCGCCACATATATCGATCCATCAAGTGCGAGTAG
- the LOC111787658 gene encoding protein SHOOT GRAVITROPISM 5-like, which yields MIASATTSSDPFSSLENGTKRKRRPAGTPDPDAEVVSLSPKTLLESDRYVCEICNQGFQRDQNLQMHRRRHKVPWKLLKRESPVVRKRVFVCPEPTCLHHDPCHALGDLVGIKKHFRRKHSNHKQWVCQKCSKGYAVQSDYKAHLKTCGTRGHSCDCGRVFSRVESFIEHQDACNMGHLQQQSQTLQPAACLSQTASSPSPSSDTNISSAPNWAALIAPPISKPPDANNNGSPHDHNLDLKLSTGSNSNPNPNLNPNLVEGNKGCSSIKLQLSIGSCEFMDGARDVRDEAGQTLRVALAEKAYAEEARQQAKRQVEIAEQEFANAKRMRQQAQAELDKAITLKQTVIKRVNSTILEITCQACQKQFQAKTTTTTTTTAASTTTTTTASCRS from the exons ATGATAGCCAGCGCCACCACTTCATCCGaccctttttcttccttggaAAATGGCACCAAGAGAAAGCGAAGGCCTGCAGGGACACCAG ATCCGGACGCAGAGGTTGTGTCTCTGTCGCCCAAGACGTTGCTCGAATCGGACCGATACGTGTGCGAGATCTGCAACCAGGGGTTCCAGCGGGACCAGAACCTCCAGATGCATAGGCGCCGCCATAAGGTGCCATGGAAGCTGTTGAAGAGGGAGAGTCCTGTTGTGAGGAAGAGGGTTTTTGTTTGTCCTGAGCCTACCTGCCTGCACCATGACCCTTGTCATGCGCTTGGTGACCTTGTTGGTATCAAGAAGCACTTCCGACGGAAGCATAGCAACCATAAGCAATGGGTTTGTCAAAAATGCTCCAAGGGCTATGCTGTTCAGTCTGATTATAAAGCTCATCTCAAAACTTGTGGCACTCGTGGCCACTCTTGTGATTGCGGCCGCGTTTTCTCTAG gGTGGAGAGCTTTATAGAGCATCAAGATGCTTGCAATATGGGACATCTCCAGCAGCAATCCCAAACCCTCCAGCCGGCTGCATGTTTGTCCCAAACGGCATCGAGTCCAAGCCCATCCAGCGACACCAACATCAGCAGCGCACCCAATTGGGCAGCTCTCATAGCGCCACCCATTTCAAAGCCTCCGGACGCCAACAACAATGGATCACCACACGATCACAATCTAGACCTCAAACTCTCAACTGGGTCGAATTCGAATCCGAATCCGAATCTGAATCCGAATCTTGTAGAGGGAAACAAAGGCTGTTCTTCAATCAAACTCCAGCTCTCGATTGGATCGTGCGAGTTCATGGACGGTGCAAGAGATGTTAGAGACGAAGCCGGGCAGACACTAAGAGTTGCATTGGCGGAGAAGGCGTACGCGGAGGAAGCTAGACAGCAAGCCAAGCGGCAAGTAGAAATAGCGGAGCAAGAATTCGCAAATGCCAAAAGAATGAGACAACAAGCACAAGCGGAGCTCGATAAAGCTATAACGCTTAAACAAACCGTAATCAAACGGGTCAATTCAACTATTCTTGAAATCACTTGTCAAGCTTGCCAGAAGCAATTTCAAGcgaaaacaacaacaactacaacaaCAACAGCTGCATCGACTACTACTACAACAACGGCATCGTGCCGATCGTGA
- the LOC111788442 gene encoding CASP-like protein 4D1, protein MDRMVVAFIGIGLRIFAFICLFIALVVIATDKLVLIDGSESTFNDIQGYRYVLSVAIIGLVHTILQLGFSIYYAVTKNIPFWNGLPQFNYYTDQVISWVLVSAAGAGLAVSADRKMLLNQVVENGIGDCGVLFAALDQQKWLVDDFFDRANIASAILFLAFLSIATILLLSPFNRLKPIPTTQDLEAHSPQAQKCKAQSPQAHTVEAQSPQAHTVEAQSPRAQQVDAQSPQAQKVEAQPTETSST, encoded by the exons ATGGATCGTATGGTGGTAGCGTTCATCGGGATTGGACTTCGAATCTTCGCCTTCATATGTCTCTTCATCGCCTTGGTCGTAATTGCCACCGACAAACTGGTCCTCATTGATGGCTCTGAATCAACCTTCAATGACATTCAAGGATACAG GTACGTTTTGTCCGTGGCAATCATAGGGTTGGTCCATACAATACTACAACTGGGTTTCTCTATATACTATGCGGTTACCAAAAACATACCATTTTGGAACGGACTCCCTCAATTCAATTACTACACTGACCAG GTGATAAGTTGGGTGTTGGTATCGGCGGCGGGGGCGGGCCTTGCGGTGTCGGCGGATCGTAAAATGTTACTGAATCAAGTTGTCGAGAACGGCATCGGCGATTGCGGAGTGTTGTTTGCAGCATTGGATCAGCAGAAGTGGTTGGTTGACGATTTCTTCGATAGGGCCAATATCGCCTCTGCCATTCTCTTCCTTGCTTTCCTCTCCATCGCCACTATCCTCCTCCTCTCACCATTCAATCGGCTCAAACCTATTCCCACCACCCAAGATCTTGAGGCCCATTCTCCCCAGGCCCAAAAGTGCAAGGCCCAATCTCCACAGGCCCACACAGTCGAGGCCCAATCCCCACAGGCCCATACAGTCGAGGCCCAATCTCCACGGGCTCAACAGGTTGATGCCCAATCTCCACAGGCCCAAAAGGTCGAGGCCCAACCTACGGAGACCTCTTCCACTTGA